A single Phoenix dactylifera cultivar Barhee BC4 chromosome 1, palm_55x_up_171113_PBpolish2nd_filt_p, whole genome shotgun sequence DNA region contains:
- the LOC103710663 gene encoding uncharacterized protein LOC103710663: MPRTDTALGTDRKRQRTDKIAEISKMPLPRGKRPGRYIACGLLFLTFGSSDAARGESRRSSRERPWKKRPQASRIRSAESTRATRRRFTWWRGVVWAPSSRLALLITAAMEEKTPIFKNRICREHQGHKKKVRLVAWNCLGTKFAFGFDDHSGYGKEDPKLQEPDLQRVPGPQQEAGTVEVLAYQSLKVLHTLVDYTAGCYNIATDPIGSVQTGW; the protein is encoded by the exons ATGCCTCGCACCGACACTGCTCTGGGCACCGACCGGAAGCGGCAGCGGACCGATAAAATAGCTGAAATTTCTAAAATGCCCCTCCCACGTGGGAAAAGACCTGGGCGATATATAGCGTGCGGTCTGTTGTTTCTAACGTTCGGCTCTTCGGACGCGGCAAGAGGAGAGAGCCGGCGGTCTTCTAGAGAGCGGCCATGGAAGAAAAGACCCCAAGCTTCAAGAATCCGATCTGCAGAGAGTACCAGGGCTACAAGAAGAAG GTTCACTTGGTGGCGTGGAGTTGTTTGGGCACCAAGCTCGCGTCTGGCTTTGCTGATCACAGCGGCTATGGAAGAGAAGACCCCAATCTTCAAGAACCGGATCTGCAGAGAGCACCAGGGCCACAAGAAGAAG GTTCGCTTGGTGGCGTGGAATTGTTTGGGCACCAAGTTCGCGTTTGGCTTTGACGATCACAGCGGCTATGGAAAAGAAGACCCCAAGCTTCAGGAACCCGATCTGCAGAGAGTACCAGGGCCACAACAAGAAG CAGGTACAGTTGAGGTACTGGCTTATCAATCTCTTAAGGTGCTTCACACCTTGGTGGATTATACAGCAGGTTGCTATAATATCGCAACTGATCCCATTGGAAG TGTTCAGACTGGATGGTAG